In the genome of Drosophila yakuba strain Tai18E2 chromosome 3R, Prin_Dyak_Tai18E2_2.1, whole genome shotgun sequence, one region contains:
- the LOC6535755 gene encoding uncharacterized protein LOC6535755 isoform X2, whose protein sequence is MRLFGRVTNFLQISRCVSYHAPLFRPRNLLYTERLRQLCICASSKSKSSRRIAHPGRVRVQKYSQKSGNVFSVSDNVDMLRKRISFSGSSGNAPKIMPIGLITPETGDGKDLKIVIVPLDMSGMDANQLKDTLETINKLRLYANHIETFSNSMVEEYSALNEAVQEVESGNQSQAEARAEKRTSWEVYPSSPSADVNAVGTALDAGQGVNLPMHRQAAVNSCLQNALSNPVTNSALKTTKSMSAMAQAEPIHHQELANQESDFVEEVRVDVPQDLSNRLNDMAVSSMELSFEMDMTNLRLALESKDLNAVAPQDPMICMHTKVELDAPGTVEKALPLRFNALISGVVEIDTQKLNPAQLTEDKMPGFNDDLTSLAANLCSTALEKGFAGSSKSSDTYIADLDLTKKEETLPTRIIDTSYMSAANQVGHVREAQQKIAEEACAVPGTQEQEVPVPVDKDGCKHPPVKPKRKCPGKCPLITDPCKEDPCVRPPKKKPPKKALKTNDITCKAKSSCGKDSKKKDPCDKKDGKEKNKKKDPCAKFKSGEKKDPCAKKKEDPCAKKKEDPCAKKKEDPCAKKKDPCAKKKKDPCAKKKKDPCAKKDKKDPCAKKDTKKDPCAKGKKDDKKKKDPCAKGKKDDKKKKDPCAKFKKGAGGNKNKCKFSTFTNHPDASRRYLSTALSQVFRESNTASNGPRFQVYSTLVRRHYRVPVARTASSCACSFCKSRLLHKAVAPARFTINTALLRRRFGGLTGRISGEALPQGSNRGYAKKGKSGGKCGEMMPKYPINRGKDIKERTGLRDDCFSNEDGCPKKACTGKCAKVKFPKKKCDRKKKKDDRIGSLLTRSTITQLQAQRSFSTRVCCHPPSENRSVHDQALTLHITNPYEISVVPVSKPRPKDFDVLIRTGSVAVSNSDIHVYENGNKDIEAMSLGHDATGVVEELGRCVHHLHVGDRVVMESALSCGICDLCKKGLYNMCSGLVYNGFLSTYQTHPADLCHRLPSSISLEEGALTQTLALGCQACFKANVTPTSNVLILGSCPTAVAAGICAKAIGAKRVAIAGCMAPALDVVARDFGFQAVEFDSNALFGEVLEAIYCKFKDWPDCVINCSISAMTMNLAVMALQPCGVCVLAECDSECASFNALDVLMKNIRLVPSFRSANMYPTALQLMRSGRAQMHKFITANYPLSKAEEAFRTAQHESNIGLGKVIVNCAEEVDV, encoded by the exons ATGCGATTATTTGGCAGAGTAACAAACTTTTTACAG ATATCTCGATGCGTTAGCTACCATGCACCGCTCTTCCGACCGCGCAACCTACTCTATACTGAACGGTTAAGACAGCTCTGCATCTGTGCCTCCTCCAAATCCAAGTCTAGCCGAAGGATCGCTCATCCAGGTCGCGTCCGGGTGCAGAAGTACTCTCAAAAGAGTGGCAATGTGTTCTCGGTCAGCGATAATGTGGACATGTTGCGCAAGCGGATCAGTTTTTCCGGATCCTCGGGCAATGCGCCCAAGATCATGCCCATTGGTCTGATTACACCGGAAACGGGTGATGGCAAGGATCTGAAGATTGTCATTGTGCCCTTGGATATGTCTGGCATGGATGCCAACCAACTCAAGGATACGCTTGAAACCATCAACAAGTTGCGCTTGTACGCCAACCACATCGAGACCTTCTCCAACAGCATGGTCGAGGAATACAGTGCTCTGAACGAGGCAGTGCAGGAAGTGGAATCGGGGAATCAGTCGCAAGCCGAGGCAAGGGCCGAAAAACGCACCTCTTGGGAAGTCTACCCATCCTCGCCATCAGCAGACGTTAACGCTGTGGGAACAGCATTGGATGCGGGTCAAGGTGTCAACTTACCGATGCACCGCCAGGCGGCAGTCAATAGTTGCCTCCAAAACGCTCTAAGTAATCCAGTTACCAACTCGGCTCTGAAAACCACGAAGTCCATGTCGGCCATGGCTCAGGCGGAACCCATCCATCACCAAGAGCTCGCTAACCAAGAGAGCGACTTCGTCGAGGAGGTGCGTGTCGATGTGCCGCAGGATTTGAGCAATCGCCTTAACGATATGGCCGTTTCCTCAATGGAGCTGTCCTTCGAAATGGACATGACCAACCTGCGGCTTGCTCTCGAAAGCAAGGACTTGAACGCCGTGGCTCCGCAGGATCCCATGATCTGTATGCACACAAAGGTGGAATTGGATGCGCCTGGCACTGTAGAGAAAGCGCTGCCGCTAAGGTTTAACGCCTTGATTTCGGGCGTAGTGGAGATAGATACCCAGAAGTTAAATCCCGCCCAGCTGACGGAGGACAAAATGCCGGGCTTCAACGATGACCTCACCTCGCTGGCTGCTAACCTTTGCAGTACCGCCTTGGAGAAGGGTTTCGCCGGAAGCTCGAAATCCTCGGATACCTACATCGCCGACCTGGATCTGACCAAAAAGGAGGAGACCCTTCCTACTAGGATCATCGATACTTCCTATATGTCGGCGGCTAATCAAGTTGGTCACGTGCGGGAAGCCCAGCAGAAGATAGCCGAAGAAGCGTGTGCAGTGCCGGGCACCCAGGAGCAAGAGGTGCCAGTTCCCGTGGACAAAGACGGCTGCAAGCATCCACCCGTTAAGCCCAAGCGAAAATGTCCTGGAAAATGTCCCCTAATCACAGATCCTTGCAAGGAGGATCCCTGCGTGCGGCCTCCAAAAAAGAAGCCACCCAAGAAGGCTTTAAAAACCAACGACATTACGTGCAAGGCAAAGAGCTCTTGTGGGAAGGACAGTAAGAAAAAGGATCCTTGTGACAAGAAGGACGGTAAGGAAAAGAACAAGAAAAAGGACCCTTGTGCTAAGTTCAAGTCTGGGGAGAAGAAGGACCCGTGCGCCAAGAAAAAGGAAGATCCATGTGCCAAGAAAAAGGAAGATCCATGTGCCAAGAAGAAGGAAGATCCATGTGCCAAGAAAAAGGATCCCTGTGCCAAGAAAAAGAAGGATCCCTGTgccaagaaaaagaaagaccCCTGCGCAAAGAAGGATAAGAAGGATCCCTGCGCCAAGAAGGATACAAAGAAGGATCCCTGCGCAAAGGGCAAGAAGGAtgacaagaaaaaaaaggatcCCTGTGCCAAGGGCAAAAAGGATGATAAGAAAAAGAAGGATCCGTGCGCCAAGTTCAAAAAGGGTGCtggtggcaacaaaaacaaatgcaagtTCTCTACCTTCACTAACCATCCCGATGCAAGCAGGCGCTACTTGTCCACCGCCTTAAGCCAAGTCTTCCGTGAATCTAATACTGCTTCTAATGGTCCCCGCTTCCAAGTCTACTCCACTCTTGTGCGCCGTCACTATCGTGTCCCAGTTGCAAGGACCGCAAGCTCTTGCGCGTGTTCCTTCTGCAAGAGTCGGCTGCTCCACAAGGCAGTTGCTCCAGCCCGTTTTACTATCAACACGGCTCTCTTGAGAAGACGCTTCGGTGGACTTACGGGAAGGATCTCCGGGGAAGCCCTACCGCAAGGCAGCAATCGCGGATACGCCAAGAAGGGCAAATCTGGCGGCAAGTGTGGCGAAATGATGCCGAAGTACCCCATTAATCGTGGCAAGGACATCAAGGAGCGAACGGGACTGCGCGACGATTGCTTCAGCAACGAAGACGGCTGTCCAAAGAAAGCCTGCACCGGCAAATGCGCAAAGGTGAAGTTCCCGAAGAAGAAGTGCGATcgcaagaaaaaaaaggatg ACAGAATAGGCAGTCTCCTGACCCGAAGTACTATTACCCAGCTGCAGGCGCAGAGATCATTCAGCACACGGGTATGTTGCCATCCACCCTCTGAAAACCGCTCTGTGCATGATCAAGCTCTTACGCTGCACATAACGAATCCATACGAGATCAGCGTGGTTCCTGTATCCAAGCCTCGACCAAAGGATTTTG ACGTTCTTATTCGGACGGGCTCAGTGGCCGTCTCGAACTCGGACATCCATGTCTACGAGAACGGCAATAAAGACATAGAAGCCATGTCCCTGGGCCATGATGCGACGGGTGTTGTGGAGGAACTCGGTCGATGCGTCCATCATCTGCACGTGGGTGACCGCGTCGTCATGGAGTCGGCGTTGTCCTGCGGCATCTGTGACTTATGCAAGAAGGGCCTGTACAACATGTGCTCCGGATTGGTGTACAACGGCTTCCTAAGCACCTACCAAACGCACCCTGCGGACCTCTGTCACCGGCTTCCCTCGTCTATAAGCTTGGAGGAGGGTGCCTTAACTCAAACACTAGCACTGGGATGTCAGGCGTGCTTCAAGGCCAACGTCACGCCCACCAGTAATGTACTCATCCTGGGATCCTGCCCAACGGCAGTGGCGGCCGGCATATGCGCAAAGGCCATCGGAGCCAAGCGTGTGGCCATAGCCGGATGTATGGCTCCGGCTCTGGATGTGGTCGCCCGGGACTTTGGTTTCCAAGCAGTTGAGTTCGACAGCAACGCCCTGTTTGGAGAGGTCCTCGAAGCCATCTACTGCAAGTTCAAGGACTGGCCGGACTGCGTGATTAACTGCTCCATCTCTGCAATGACGATGAATCTGGCAGTCATGGCCTTGCAGCCTTGTGGGGTGTGTGTGCTGGCAGAGTGCGATTCCGAGTGTGCCAGCTTCAATGCCCTGGACGTTCTAATGAAGAACATCCGCCTTGTGCCCAGTTTCCGTTCCGCCAATAT GTATCCGACTGCTCTTCAACTTATGCGATCTGGTCGAGCACAAATGCACAAGTTCATAACGGCAAATTATCCTTTGAGCAAGGCGGAGGAGGCCTTTCGAACTGCCCAGCACGAGTCCAACATTGGGCTGGGCAAGGTGATTGTTAACTGTGCAGAAGAAGTAGACGTCTAG
- the LOC6535755 gene encoding uncharacterized protein LOC6535755 isoform X1 translates to MPGIFGKFPTNRLGPNLLQISRCVSYHAPLFRPRNLLYTERLRQLCICASSKSKSSRRIAHPGRVRVQKYSQKSGNVFSVSDNVDMLRKRISFSGSSGNAPKIMPIGLITPETGDGKDLKIVIVPLDMSGMDANQLKDTLETINKLRLYANHIETFSNSMVEEYSALNEAVQEVESGNQSQAEARAEKRTSWEVYPSSPSADVNAVGTALDAGQGVNLPMHRQAAVNSCLQNALSNPVTNSALKTTKSMSAMAQAEPIHHQELANQESDFVEEVRVDVPQDLSNRLNDMAVSSMELSFEMDMTNLRLALESKDLNAVAPQDPMICMHTKVELDAPGTVEKALPLRFNALISGVVEIDTQKLNPAQLTEDKMPGFNDDLTSLAANLCSTALEKGFAGSSKSSDTYIADLDLTKKEETLPTRIIDTSYMSAANQVGHVREAQQKIAEEACAVPGTQEQEVPVPVDKDGCKHPPVKPKRKCPGKCPLITDPCKEDPCVRPPKKKPPKKALKTNDITCKAKSSCGKDSKKKDPCDKKDGKEKNKKKDPCAKFKSGEKKDPCAKKKEDPCAKKKEDPCAKKKEDPCAKKKDPCAKKKKDPCAKKKKDPCAKKDKKDPCAKKDTKKDPCAKGKKDDKKKKDPCAKGKKDDKKKKDPCAKFKKGAGGNKNKCKFSTFTNHPDASRRYLSTALSQVFRESNTASNGPRFQVYSTLVRRHYRVPVARTASSCACSFCKSRLLHKAVAPARFTINTALLRRRFGGLTGRISGEALPQGSNRGYAKKGKSGGKCGEMMPKYPINRGKDIKERTGLRDDCFSNEDGCPKKACTGKCAKVKFPKKKCDRKKKKDDRIGSLLTRSTITQLQAQRSFSTRVCCHPPSENRSVHDQALTLHITNPYEISVVPVSKPRPKDFDVLIRTGSVAVSNSDIHVYENGNKDIEAMSLGHDATGVVEELGRCVHHLHVGDRVVMESALSCGICDLCKKGLYNMCSGLVYNGFLSTYQTHPADLCHRLPSSISLEEGALTQTLALGCQACFKANVTPTSNVLILGSCPTAVAAGICAKAIGAKRVAIAGCMAPALDVVARDFGFQAVEFDSNALFGEVLEAIYCKFKDWPDCVINCSISAMTMNLAVMALQPCGVCVLAECDSECASFNALDVLMKNIRLVPSFRSANMYPTALQLMRSGRAQMHKFITANYPLSKAEEAFRTAQHESNIGLGKVIVNCAEEVDV, encoded by the exons atgccaggAATATTCGGGAAGTTCCCGACTAACCGTCTCGGACCTAATCTCCTTCAGATATCTCGATGCGTTAGCTACCATGCACCGCTCTTCCGACCGCGCAACCTACTCTATACTGAACGGTTAAGACAGCTCTGCATCTGTGCCTCCTCCAAATCCAAGTCTAGCCGAAGGATCGCTCATCCAGGTCGCGTCCGGGTGCAGAAGTACTCTCAAAAGAGTGGCAATGTGTTCTCGGTCAGCGATAATGTGGACATGTTGCGCAAGCGGATCAGTTTTTCCGGATCCTCGGGCAATGCGCCCAAGATCATGCCCATTGGTCTGATTACACCGGAAACGGGTGATGGCAAGGATCTGAAGATTGTCATTGTGCCCTTGGATATGTCTGGCATGGATGCCAACCAACTCAAGGATACGCTTGAAACCATCAACAAGTTGCGCTTGTACGCCAACCACATCGAGACCTTCTCCAACAGCATGGTCGAGGAATACAGTGCTCTGAACGAGGCAGTGCAGGAAGTGGAATCGGGGAATCAGTCGCAAGCCGAGGCAAGGGCCGAAAAACGCACCTCTTGGGAAGTCTACCCATCCTCGCCATCAGCAGACGTTAACGCTGTGGGAACAGCATTGGATGCGGGTCAAGGTGTCAACTTACCGATGCACCGCCAGGCGGCAGTCAATAGTTGCCTCCAAAACGCTCTAAGTAATCCAGTTACCAACTCGGCTCTGAAAACCACGAAGTCCATGTCGGCCATGGCTCAGGCGGAACCCATCCATCACCAAGAGCTCGCTAACCAAGAGAGCGACTTCGTCGAGGAGGTGCGTGTCGATGTGCCGCAGGATTTGAGCAATCGCCTTAACGATATGGCCGTTTCCTCAATGGAGCTGTCCTTCGAAATGGACATGACCAACCTGCGGCTTGCTCTCGAAAGCAAGGACTTGAACGCCGTGGCTCCGCAGGATCCCATGATCTGTATGCACACAAAGGTGGAATTGGATGCGCCTGGCACTGTAGAGAAAGCGCTGCCGCTAAGGTTTAACGCCTTGATTTCGGGCGTAGTGGAGATAGATACCCAGAAGTTAAATCCCGCCCAGCTGACGGAGGACAAAATGCCGGGCTTCAACGATGACCTCACCTCGCTGGCTGCTAACCTTTGCAGTACCGCCTTGGAGAAGGGTTTCGCCGGAAGCTCGAAATCCTCGGATACCTACATCGCCGACCTGGATCTGACCAAAAAGGAGGAGACCCTTCCTACTAGGATCATCGATACTTCCTATATGTCGGCGGCTAATCAAGTTGGTCACGTGCGGGAAGCCCAGCAGAAGATAGCCGAAGAAGCGTGTGCAGTGCCGGGCACCCAGGAGCAAGAGGTGCCAGTTCCCGTGGACAAAGACGGCTGCAAGCATCCACCCGTTAAGCCCAAGCGAAAATGTCCTGGAAAATGTCCCCTAATCACAGATCCTTGCAAGGAGGATCCCTGCGTGCGGCCTCCAAAAAAGAAGCCACCCAAGAAGGCTTTAAAAACCAACGACATTACGTGCAAGGCAAAGAGCTCTTGTGGGAAGGACAGTAAGAAAAAGGATCCTTGTGACAAGAAGGACGGTAAGGAAAAGAACAAGAAAAAGGACCCTTGTGCTAAGTTCAAGTCTGGGGAGAAGAAGGACCCGTGCGCCAAGAAAAAGGAAGATCCATGTGCCAAGAAAAAGGAAGATCCATGTGCCAAGAAGAAGGAAGATCCATGTGCCAAGAAAAAGGATCCCTGTGCCAAGAAAAAGAAGGATCCCTGTgccaagaaaaagaaagaccCCTGCGCAAAGAAGGATAAGAAGGATCCCTGCGCCAAGAAGGATACAAAGAAGGATCCCTGCGCAAAGGGCAAGAAGGAtgacaagaaaaaaaaggatcCCTGTGCCAAGGGCAAAAAGGATGATAAGAAAAAGAAGGATCCGTGCGCCAAGTTCAAAAAGGGTGCtggtggcaacaaaaacaaatgcaagtTCTCTACCTTCACTAACCATCCCGATGCAAGCAGGCGCTACTTGTCCACCGCCTTAAGCCAAGTCTTCCGTGAATCTAATACTGCTTCTAATGGTCCCCGCTTCCAAGTCTACTCCACTCTTGTGCGCCGTCACTATCGTGTCCCAGTTGCAAGGACCGCAAGCTCTTGCGCGTGTTCCTTCTGCAAGAGTCGGCTGCTCCACAAGGCAGTTGCTCCAGCCCGTTTTACTATCAACACGGCTCTCTTGAGAAGACGCTTCGGTGGACTTACGGGAAGGATCTCCGGGGAAGCCCTACCGCAAGGCAGCAATCGCGGATACGCCAAGAAGGGCAAATCTGGCGGCAAGTGTGGCGAAATGATGCCGAAGTACCCCATTAATCGTGGCAAGGACATCAAGGAGCGAACGGGACTGCGCGACGATTGCTTCAGCAACGAAGACGGCTGTCCAAAGAAAGCCTGCACCGGCAAATGCGCAAAGGTGAAGTTCCCGAAGAAGAAGTGCGATcgcaagaaaaaaaaggatg ACAGAATAGGCAGTCTCCTGACCCGAAGTACTATTACCCAGCTGCAGGCGCAGAGATCATTCAGCACACGGGTATGTTGCCATCCACCCTCTGAAAACCGCTCTGTGCATGATCAAGCTCTTACGCTGCACATAACGAATCCATACGAGATCAGCGTGGTTCCTGTATCCAAGCCTCGACCAAAGGATTTTG ACGTTCTTATTCGGACGGGCTCAGTGGCCGTCTCGAACTCGGACATCCATGTCTACGAGAACGGCAATAAAGACATAGAAGCCATGTCCCTGGGCCATGATGCGACGGGTGTTGTGGAGGAACTCGGTCGATGCGTCCATCATCTGCACGTGGGTGACCGCGTCGTCATGGAGTCGGCGTTGTCCTGCGGCATCTGTGACTTATGCAAGAAGGGCCTGTACAACATGTGCTCCGGATTGGTGTACAACGGCTTCCTAAGCACCTACCAAACGCACCCTGCGGACCTCTGTCACCGGCTTCCCTCGTCTATAAGCTTGGAGGAGGGTGCCTTAACTCAAACACTAGCACTGGGATGTCAGGCGTGCTTCAAGGCCAACGTCACGCCCACCAGTAATGTACTCATCCTGGGATCCTGCCCAACGGCAGTGGCGGCCGGCATATGCGCAAAGGCCATCGGAGCCAAGCGTGTGGCCATAGCCGGATGTATGGCTCCGGCTCTGGATGTGGTCGCCCGGGACTTTGGTTTCCAAGCAGTTGAGTTCGACAGCAACGCCCTGTTTGGAGAGGTCCTCGAAGCCATCTACTGCAAGTTCAAGGACTGGCCGGACTGCGTGATTAACTGCTCCATCTCTGCAATGACGATGAATCTGGCAGTCATGGCCTTGCAGCCTTGTGGGGTGTGTGTGCTGGCAGAGTGCGATTCCGAGTGTGCCAGCTTCAATGCCCTGGACGTTCTAATGAAGAACATCCGCCTTGTGCCCAGTTTCCGTTCCGCCAATAT GTATCCGACTGCTCTTCAACTTATGCGATCTGGTCGAGCACAAATGCACAAGTTCATAACGGCAAATTATCCTTTGAGCAAGGCGGAGGAGGCCTTTCGAACTGCCCAGCACGAGTCCAACATTGGGCTGGGCAAGGTGATTGTTAACTGTGCAGAAGAAGTAGACGTCTAG
- the LOC6535755 gene encoding uncharacterized protein LOC6535755 isoform X3: MPGIFGKFPTNRLGPNLLQISRCVSYHAPLFRPRNLLYTERLRQLCICASSKSKSSRRIAHPGRVRVQKYSQKSGNVFSVSDNVDMLRKRISFSGSSGNAPKIMPIGLITPETGDGKDLKIVIVPLDMSGMDANQLKDTLETINKLRLYANHIETFSNSMVEEYSALNEAVQEVESGNQSQAEARAEKRTSWEVYPSSPSADVNAVGTALDAGQGVNLPMHRQAAVNSCLQNALSNPVTNSALKTTKSMSAMAQAEPIHHQELANQESDFVEEVRVDVPQDLSNRLNDMAVSSMELSFEMDMTNLRLALESKDLNAVAPQDPMICMHTKVELDAPGTVEKALPLRFNALISGVVEIDTQKLNPAQLTEDKMPGFNDDLTSLAANLCSTALEKGFAGSSKSSDTYIADLDLTKKEETLPTRIIDTSYMSAANQVGHVREAQQKIAEEACAVPGTQEQEVPVPVDKDGCKHPPVKPKRKCPGKCPLITDPCKEDPCVRPPKKKPPKKALKTNDITCKAKSSCGKDSKKKDPCDKKDGKEKNKKKDPCAKFKSGEKKDPCAKKKEDPCAKKKEDPCAKKKEDPCAKKKDPCAKKKKDPCAKKKKDPCAKKDKKDPCAKKDTKKDPCAKGKKDDKKKKDPCAKGKKDDKKKKDPCAKFKKGAGGNKNKCKFSTFTNHPDASRRYLSTALSQVFRESNTASNGPRFQVYSTLVRRHYRVPVARTASSCACSFCKSRLLHKAVAPARFTINTALLRRRFGGLTGRISGEALPQGSNRGYAKKGKSGGKCGEMMPKYPINRGKDIKERTGLRDDCFSNEDGCPKKACTGKCAKVKFPKKKCDRKKKKDE, encoded by the exons atgccaggAATATTCGGGAAGTTCCCGACTAACCGTCTCGGACCTAATCTCCTTCAGATATCTCGATGCGTTAGCTACCATGCACCGCTCTTCCGACCGCGCAACCTACTCTATACTGAACGGTTAAGACAGCTCTGCATCTGTGCCTCCTCCAAATCCAAGTCTAGCCGAAGGATCGCTCATCCAGGTCGCGTCCGGGTGCAGAAGTACTCTCAAAAGAGTGGCAATGTGTTCTCGGTCAGCGATAATGTGGACATGTTGCGCAAGCGGATCAGTTTTTCCGGATCCTCGGGCAATGCGCCCAAGATCATGCCCATTGGTCTGATTACACCGGAAACGGGTGATGGCAAGGATCTGAAGATTGTCATTGTGCCCTTGGATATGTCTGGCATGGATGCCAACCAACTCAAGGATACGCTTGAAACCATCAACAAGTTGCGCTTGTACGCCAACCACATCGAGACCTTCTCCAACAGCATGGTCGAGGAATACAGTGCTCTGAACGAGGCAGTGCAGGAAGTGGAATCGGGGAATCAGTCGCAAGCCGAGGCAAGGGCCGAAAAACGCACCTCTTGGGAAGTCTACCCATCCTCGCCATCAGCAGACGTTAACGCTGTGGGAACAGCATTGGATGCGGGTCAAGGTGTCAACTTACCGATGCACCGCCAGGCGGCAGTCAATAGTTGCCTCCAAAACGCTCTAAGTAATCCAGTTACCAACTCGGCTCTGAAAACCACGAAGTCCATGTCGGCCATGGCTCAGGCGGAACCCATCCATCACCAAGAGCTCGCTAACCAAGAGAGCGACTTCGTCGAGGAGGTGCGTGTCGATGTGCCGCAGGATTTGAGCAATCGCCTTAACGATATGGCCGTTTCCTCAATGGAGCTGTCCTTCGAAATGGACATGACCAACCTGCGGCTTGCTCTCGAAAGCAAGGACTTGAACGCCGTGGCTCCGCAGGATCCCATGATCTGTATGCACACAAAGGTGGAATTGGATGCGCCTGGCACTGTAGAGAAAGCGCTGCCGCTAAGGTTTAACGCCTTGATTTCGGGCGTAGTGGAGATAGATACCCAGAAGTTAAATCCCGCCCAGCTGACGGAGGACAAAATGCCGGGCTTCAACGATGACCTCACCTCGCTGGCTGCTAACCTTTGCAGTACCGCCTTGGAGAAGGGTTTCGCCGGAAGCTCGAAATCCTCGGATACCTACATCGCCGACCTGGATCTGACCAAAAAGGAGGAGACCCTTCCTACTAGGATCATCGATACTTCCTATATGTCGGCGGCTAATCAAGTTGGTCACGTGCGGGAAGCCCAGCAGAAGATAGCCGAAGAAGCGTGTGCAGTGCCGGGCACCCAGGAGCAAGAGGTGCCAGTTCCCGTGGACAAAGACGGCTGCAAGCATCCACCCGTTAAGCCCAAGCGAAAATGTCCTGGAAAATGTCCCCTAATCACAGATCCTTGCAAGGAGGATCCCTGCGTGCGGCCTCCAAAAAAGAAGCCACCCAAGAAGGCTTTAAAAACCAACGACATTACGTGCAAGGCAAAGAGCTCTTGTGGGAAGGACAGTAAGAAAAAGGATCCTTGTGACAAGAAGGACGGTAAGGAAAAGAACAAGAAAAAGGACCCTTGTGCTAAGTTCAAGTCTGGGGAGAAGAAGGACCCGTGCGCCAAGAAAAAGGAAGATCCATGTGCCAAGAAAAAGGAAGATCCATGTGCCAAGAAGAAGGAAGATCCATGTGCCAAGAAAAAGGATCCCTGTGCCAAGAAAAAGAAGGATCCCTGTgccaagaaaaagaaagaccCCTGCGCAAAGAAGGATAAGAAGGATCCCTGCGCCAAGAAGGATACAAAGAAGGATCCCTGCGCAAAGGGCAAGAAGGAtgacaagaaaaaaaaggatcCCTGTGCCAAGGGCAAAAAGGATGATAAGAAAAAGAAGGATCCGTGCGCCAAGTTCAAAAAGGGTGCtggtggcaacaaaaacaaatgcaagtTCTCTACCTTCACTAACCATCCCGATGCAAGCAGGCGCTACTTGTCCACCGCCTTAAGCCAAGTCTTCCGTGAATCTAATACTGCTTCTAATGGTCCCCGCTTCCAAGTCTACTCCACTCTTGTGCGCCGTCACTATCGTGTCCCAGTTGCAAGGACCGCAAGCTCTTGCGCGTGTTCCTTCTGCAAGAGTCGGCTGCTCCACAAGGCAGTTGCTCCAGCCCGTTTTACTATCAACACGGCTCTCTTGAGAAGACGCTTCGGTGGACTTACGGGAAGGATCTCCGGGGAAGCCCTACCGCAAGGCAGCAATCGCGGATACGCCAAGAAGGGCAAATCTGGCGGCAAGTGTGGCGAAATGATGCCGAAGTACCCCATTAATCGTGGCAAGGACATCAAGGAGCGAACGGGACTGCGCGACGATTGCTTCAGCAACGAAGACGGCTGTCCAAAGAAAGCCTGCACCGGCAAATGCGCAAAGGTGAAGTTCCCGAAGAAGAAGTGCGATcgcaagaaaaaaaaggatg AATAG
- the LOC6535756 gene encoding N-acetylglucosaminyl-phosphatidylinositol de-N-acetylase: protein MRFNWLSEYVASISSSISSTSPWRQLQQQVQQLVPNPQAIYCRIRSSSAEALEHVLIACAVYLLVCLGLYKLTFWLSGSGSGLDAHHSDDNSNAGSGEGEELNPSPDGNRSSGGLKQALQSGLRLRSVRLPKTAYMERVLLITAHPDDECMFFGPLIYSLTQRQGCQVYILCLSNGNFEHKAKVRRQELWRSCSKLGIPESNIVLMNATNLPDDPYVDWRPDAVASLILHTIESLDIQAIFTFDRDGVSSHPNHCAVYYAAASLCLANLLPKDCKFYTLDSINLVRKYLSILDLLCTCFMSTHWCILNWKEAAIVRSAMKEHHSQMRWFRWLYIYFSRYMFINSMRQINLSDVELEMQIHDN from the exons ATGAGATTTAACTGGCTGAGCGAGTACGTGGCCAGCATATCAAGCAGCATTTCATCAACATCCCCGTGGcgccaactgcagcagcaggtgcagcagctCGTCCCCAATCCGCAGGCCATCTACTGCCGTATCAGATCATCATCCGCCGAAGCACTGGAGCACGTACTGATCGCCTGTGCGGTGTACTTGCTAGTATGCCTGGGCCTCTACAAGCTCACTTTTTGGCTCTCGGGATCCGGATCGGGATTGGACGCCCACCACTCCGATGACAACAGCAATGCCGGGTCGGGTGAGGGGGAAGAGCTAAACCCAAGTCCGGATGGCAATCGGAGTTCTGGCGGTCTGAAGCAGGCCCTGCAGTCTGGACTACGGCTGCGTAGCGTCCGGCTGCCCAAAACGGCGTACATGGAGCGCGTCCTGCTGATCACCGCCCATCCGGATGACGAGTGCATGTTCTTTGGACCGCTGATCTACTCGCTGACGCAGCGCCAAGGCTGCCAGGTGTACATACTTTGTTTGTCCAACG GAAACTTTGAGCACAAGGCAAAGGTAAGGCGTCAGGAACTGTGGCGCTCTTGCTCCAAACTGGGTATTCCCGAGTCCAACATCGTGCTGATGAATGCCACCAACCTGCCTGACGACCCCTATGTGGACTGGCGCCCAGATGCGGTCGCCAGTTTGATACTGCACACGATCGAAAGCCTCGACATCCAGGCGATATTCACTTTTGATCGGGATGGCGTCAGCTCGCATCCGAACCATTGTGCCGTGTATTACGCGGCCGCCTCGCTCTGTTTGGCCAACCTTTTGCCCAAAG ATTGCAAATTCTACACCTTGGACTCGATCAATCTGGTCAGAAAATATCTTTCCATCTTGGACCTGCTGTGCACGTGCTTTATGTCTACGCACTG GTGCATTCTGAATTGGAAGGAAGCTGCTATTGTCAGGAGTGCGATGAAGGAGCATCACTCGCAGATGCGATGGTTTCGCTGGCTCTATATTTACTTTTCGCGCTACATGTTCATTAACTCGATGCGTCAGATAAATCTCTCGGATGTGGAACTGGAAATGCAGATACATGACAATTAA